A single window of Cheilinus undulatus linkage group 12, ASM1832078v1, whole genome shotgun sequence DNA harbors:
- the spry4 gene encoding protein sprouty homolog 4, with the protein MESRVPHHIPGVSSSLISQPLLDSRVPYGRLQHPLTIYPIDQIKSSHVENDYIDSPAVISQQPPSQKSANRRITWLGQNQEAFLGANHNHHHNHQHQHHQQGRCEPHPHQDTTTHPWISFSGRPSSISSSSSTSSDQRLLDHAAPNPTVDHHPNLQPHQGTVNTITTRTPGCFPSSESKVLTSSSSSSKSLDLKSAKLPAGGVCTTGGQQGLALIPSSPAEKKHLLLCENCGKCRCTECTLPRTLPSCWVCNQECLCSAQSLVDTATCMCLVKGIFYHCTEDEDDEGSCADKPCSCSQANCCARWSFMAALSVVLPCLVCYLPATGLAKLGQKCYDNVSRPGCRCKNSQASVSIPVCKNGGVEAKVGTLEKQQGS; encoded by the coding sequence ATGGAGTCCAGGGTTCCCCACCACATCCCCGGAGTGTCCTCCTCCCTCATATCCCAGCCTCTGCTAGACAGCCGAGTGCCCTACGGCCGCCTGCAGCACCCTCTAACAATCTACCCCATCGACCAGATCAAGTCCTCGCACGTGGAGAACGACTACATCGACAGCCCTGCTGTCATCTCCCAGCAGCCCCCGAGCCAGAAGTCTGCGAACCGAAGAATCACCTGGCTTGGTCAGAATCAAGAGGCCTTCCTGGGGGCGAACCACAACCACCATCACAATCATCAGCACCAGCACCACCAGCAGGGCAGGTGCGAGCCCCACCCTCACCAGGACACCACCACCCACCCTTGGATTTCTTTCAGCGGGAGGCCGAGTTCTatcagcagtagcagcagcaccTCGTCAGATCAGAGGCTGCTGGACCATGCTGCACCCAACCCAACAGTGGACCACCACCCAAACCTGCAACCCCACCAGGGCACCGTGAACACAATCACTACCCGAACTCCAGGCTGCTTCCCTTCTTCTGAATCAAAAGTCCTaacctcctcttcttcctcttctaaGTCTCTAGACCTCAAGTCTGCAAAGTTGCCTGCAGGAGGGGTGTGCACCACTGGAGGCCAGCAGGGGTTGGCGCTGATCCCTTCCTCCCCGGCCGAGAAGAAGCACCTCCTTCTCTGCGAGAACTGTGGCAAGTGCCGATGCACAGAGTGTACTCTTCCCCGAACCTTACCCTCTTGCTGGGTCTGCAACCAGGAGTGCCTGTGCTCTGCTCAGAGTCTGGTAGATACAGCCACCTGCATGTGCCTGGTCAAAGGAATCTTCTACCACTGCACAGAGGATGAGGACGATGAGGGCTCGTGCGCAGACAAGCCCTGCTCATGCTCCCAGGCCAACTGCTGTGCACGCTGGTCTTTCATGGCTGCCCTTTCCGTTGTCCTGCCTTGCCTGGTGTGTTACCTGCCGGCTACGGGCCTGGCCAAACTTGGACAGAAGTGTTACGACAATGTTAGTAGGCCCGGCTGCCGCTGCAAGAACTCACAGGCCAGCGTGAGCATCCCTGTGTGTAAAAATGGTGGCGTGGAAGCAAAAGTCGGGACGCTAGAGAAGCAGCAGGGGTCATGA